One segment of Salvia splendens isolate huo1 chromosome 20, SspV2, whole genome shotgun sequence DNA contains the following:
- the LOC121783014 gene encoding riboflavin biosynthesis protein PYRR, chloroplastic-like yields MMAFSFAPVRIPSRLTCRASLATSSSSPSQLAFDAAYIKRAADLADKSAGFTAPHPNYGCVIATSSGDGEKAVVGEGYFYAQGTSPAELEAVEAAGELCRGSTAYLNMEPNHCLGDQAAVSALLQAGITRVVIGIRHPLQHLRGKAIRALRSEGVLVDVLGEDLQCKAMEESLKSCLLVNAPLLYRAASQVPFSVLKYAMTLDGKIAASSGHASWISSKKSRTRVFEMRGRSDAVIVGGNTVRRDNPQLTARHGGGHLPQRIVMSKSLDLPEVANLWDVTKVSTMVMTQRGAKRSFQKLLASKGIEVVEFEILNPKVVMDYLYDRGCLSVLWECGGTLAASAISSGIIHKVHAFVAPKIIGGKNAPSPVGELGMVEMSQALELIDVNYEQVGPDMLVSGFLQPVPDLTPVIPSIDETYAIDPTVSPYESSIIFFYKTWDPYGAFSNFSMHPIRLPDESGEYYEWPSVEHYYQANKFVGIEDPVAKTCLEEIKTARSPEEAARIGRRTQRQRPDLVRADWESVKIDVMYKALKCKFTTYPYLRSMLLSSAGSVLVEASPHDLFWGGGRDGEGLNYLGRLLMQLRSELLAMNSADNKKEQNQVQ; encoded by the exons ATGATGGCATTCTCATTTGCACCCGTGAGAATCCCATCTCGTCTCACCTGCAGAGCATCTCTCGCAACTTCATCTTCATCGCCGTCTCAGCTCGCCTTCGACGCCGCCTACATCAAACGCGCCGCCGATTTAGCCGACAAATCCGCTGGCTTCACGGCGCCGCACCCCAACTACGGCTGCGTCATTGCCACCTCCTCAGGTGATGGCGAAAAGGCTGTGGTCGGAGAAGGGTATTTCTACGCCCAGGGCACCTCCCCCGCAGAGCTCGAGGCGGTAGAGGCCGCCGGAGAACTCTGCCGTGGCTCCACCGCTTATCTCAACATGGAGCCCAATCATTGCCTCGGCGATCAAGCCGCCGTCTCAGCTCTGCTTCAG GCAGGAATTACTAGAGTTGTCATTGGAATCAGACATCCTTTGCAGCATCTTCGGGGCAAGGCTATTCGTGCTTTAAGAAGTGAAGGAGTGCTGGTTGATGTTCTTGGTGAGGATCTCCAGTGTAAAGCAATGGAG GAAAGTCTGAAGTCATGTCTTCTTGTCAATGCTCCTCTACTGTATAGAGCTGCTAGTCAAGTTCCATTCTCTGTTCTCAAATATGCAATGACCCTTGATG GAAAAATTGCTGCAAGTAGTGGGCATGCATCATGGATAAGCAGCAAGAAGTCAAGAACCCGAGTTTTTGAAATGCGGGGCAGGAGTGATGCTGTTATTGTAGGAGGAAACACTGTGCGCCGAGATA ATCCACAACTTACAGCAAGACATGGAGGTGGACATTTACCTCAACGGATTGTAATGTCGAAATCTCTTGATCTTCCTGAGGTGGCAAACTTGTGGGATGTTACTAAGGTTTCCACCATGGTTATGACACAGAGAGGTGCAAAACGAAGCTTCCAGAAACTCCTTGCGTCTAAAGGCATTGAAGTGGTGGAGTTTGAAATTTTGAACCCCAAAGTTGTAATGGATTACTTGTATGATCGTGGATGTCTTTCAGTTTTGTGGGAGTGTGGAGGTACATTAGCCGCATCTGCTATTTCTTCTGGTATCATACACAAG GTACATGCATTTGTTGCCCCAAAAATTATCGGTGGGAAAAATGCGCCATCTCCTGTAGGGGAGCTTGGGATGGTGGAGATGTCTCAAGCTCTAGAATTAATTGATGTGAACTATGAGCAG GTTGGTCCTGATATGCTTGTGAGTGGATTTCTTCAGCCGGTTCCCGACTTGACACCGGTGATCCCATCAATTGAcgaaacatatgcaattgatcCTACCGTCTCTCCATATGAATCAAGCATCATTTTCTTTTACAAGACATGGGATCCTTATGGTGCATTTTCGAACTTCTCCATGCATCCAATTCGATTGCCTGACGAAAGTGGAGAGTATTACGAATGGCCAAGTGTGGAGCACTATTACCAG GCTAACAAGTTTGTGGGTATAGAAGACCCTGTTGCGAAAACGTGTTTGGAGGAGATAAAAACTGCAAGAAGTCCCGAGGAAGCAGCTCGTATAGGAAGACGAACACAAAGGCAGCGCCCGGATTTG GTTAGGGCGGATTGGGAGAGTGTGAAGATCGATGTAATGTATAAGGCGTTGAAGTGTAAGTTTACGACGTATCCTTACTTGAGGTCCATGCTGCTCTCAAGCGCTGGGTCTGTTCTCGTTGAAGCTTCACCGCACGATCTGTTCTGGGGGGGCGGACGGGACGGGGAAGGGCTGAACTATCTCGGGAGGCTGCTGATGCAGCTGAGATCCGAGTTGCTGGCCATGAATTCTGCAGACAACAAGAAAGAGCAAAACCAAGTTCAATGA